One part of the Marmota flaviventris isolate mMarFla1 chromosome 4, mMarFla1.hap1, whole genome shotgun sequence genome encodes these proteins:
- the Stambpl1 gene encoding AMSH-like protease isoform X1, which yields MEQPFTLNSLKKLAAMPDHTDVSLTPEERVRALSKLGCNITISEDITPRRYFRSGVEMERMASVYLEEGNLENAFVLYNKFITLFVEKLPSHRDYQQCAVPEKQDIMKKLKEIAFPRTDELKKDLLKKYNVEYQEYLQSKNKYKAEILKKLEHQRLIEAERRRIAQMRQQQLESEQFLFFEDQLKKQELARGQMRSQETPSLSEQIDGSALSCFSAQENNSLLNVFADQANKSDATNYASHSPPVNRALKPAATLSAVQNLVVEGLRCVVLSRDLCHKFLLLAESNTIRGIETCGILCGKLTHNEFTITHVIVPKQSAGPDYCDVENVEELFSVQDQHDLLTLGWIHVCLTCWISIYFTHPTQTAFLSSVDLHTHCSYQLMLPEAIAIVCSPKHKDTGIFRLTNAGMLEVSACKKKGFHPHTKDPRLFSICKHVLVKDIKITVLDLR from the exons ATGGAACAGCCATTTACTCTGAATTCTCTG AAAAAGTTAGCTGCCATGCCTGACCATACAGATGTCTCCCTAACCCCGGAAGAGCGAGTCCGGGCCCTCAGTAAGCTGGGTTGTAATATCACCATCAGTGAAGACATCACCCCACGCCGCTACTTCAGGTCTGGAGTAGAAATGGAGAGGATGGCATCTGTGTATTTGGAAGAAGGAAACTTGGAAAATGCCTTTgttctttataataaatttataac cttGTTTGTAGAAAAGCTTCCTAGCCACCGAGATTACCAACAATGTGCAGTGCCTGAAAAGCAGGATATTATGAAG aaactgaaggaGATTGCATTCCCAAGGACAGATGAATTGAAAAAGgaccttttaaagaaatataatgtaGAATACCAAGAATATTTGCAAAGCAAA AACAAATATAAAGCCGAAATTCTCAAAAAGCTGGAGCATCAGAGATTGATAGAGGCTGAAAGGAGGCGTATTGCTCAGATGCGCCAGCAACAGCTGGAATCGGAGCAGTTTCTGTTTTTTGAAGATCAACTCAAAAAGCAAGAGTTAGCCCGAGGCCAGATGCGAAGTCAGGAGACCCCTTCGCTGTCAGAGCAGATTGATGGAAGTGCTCTGTCCTGCTTTTCTGCACAGGAGAACAATTCCTTGCTGAATGTATTCGCAGATCAAGCTAATAAAAGTGATGCAACCAATTATGCTAGCCACTCTCCTCCTGTGAATAGAGCCTTAAAGCCAGCAGCTACTCTAAGTGCTGTTCAGA ATTTAGTGGTTGAAGGACTGAGATGTGTAGTCTTATCAAGAGATCTTTGCCACAAATTTCTGCTGCTAGCTGAATCTAATACCATAAGAGGAATAGAAACCTGTGGAATACTTTGTGGAAAgctg ACACATAATGAATTTACTATTACCCACGTGATCGTGCCAAAGCAGTCTGCTGGGCCAGACTATTGTGATGTGGAGAATGTAGAAGAATTATTCAGTGTTCAGGATCAACACGATCTCCTCACTTTGGGATGGATCCATGTATGTTTGACTTGTTggatttcaatttatttt ACACATCCCACCCAAACTGCTTTCTTATCCAGCGTTGATCTTCACACTCACTGTTCCTATCAGCTCATGTTACCAGAGGCTATTGCCATTGTTTGTTCACCAAAGCATAAAGA CACTGGCATCTTCAGGCTCACCAATGCTGGCATGCTTGAGGTTTCTGCTTGTAAGAAGAAGGGCTTTCATCCTCACACCAAGGACCCTAGACTATTCAGT ataTGCAAACACGTGTTggttaaagacataaaaataactgTGTTGGATCTGAGGTGA
- the Stambpl1 gene encoding AMSH-like protease isoform X2 yields MEQPFTLNSLKKLAAMPDHTDVSLTPEERVRALSKLGCNITISEDITPRRYFRSGVEMERMASVYLEEGNLENAFVLYNKFITLFVEKLPSHRDYQQCAVPEKQDIMKKLKEIAFPRTDELKKDLLKKYNVEYQEYLQSKNKYKAEILKKLEHQRLIEAERRRIAQMRQQQLESEQFLFFEDQLKKQELARGQMRSQETPSLSEQIDGSALSCFSAQENNSLLNVFADQANKSDATNYASHSPPVNRALKPAATLSAVQNLVVEGLRCVVLSRDLCHKFLLLAESNTIRGIETCGILCGKLTHNEFTITHVIVPKQSAGPDYCDVENVEELFSVQDQHDLLTLGWIHTHPTQTAFLSSVDLHTHCSYQLMLPEAIAIVCSPKHKDTGIFRLTNAGMLEVSACKKKGFHPHTKDPRLFSICKHVLVKDIKITVLDLR; encoded by the exons ATGGAACAGCCATTTACTCTGAATTCTCTG AAAAAGTTAGCTGCCATGCCTGACCATACAGATGTCTCCCTAACCCCGGAAGAGCGAGTCCGGGCCCTCAGTAAGCTGGGTTGTAATATCACCATCAGTGAAGACATCACCCCACGCCGCTACTTCAGGTCTGGAGTAGAAATGGAGAGGATGGCATCTGTGTATTTGGAAGAAGGAAACTTGGAAAATGCCTTTgttctttataataaatttataac cttGTTTGTAGAAAAGCTTCCTAGCCACCGAGATTACCAACAATGTGCAGTGCCTGAAAAGCAGGATATTATGAAG aaactgaaggaGATTGCATTCCCAAGGACAGATGAATTGAAAAAGgaccttttaaagaaatataatgtaGAATACCAAGAATATTTGCAAAGCAAA AACAAATATAAAGCCGAAATTCTCAAAAAGCTGGAGCATCAGAGATTGATAGAGGCTGAAAGGAGGCGTATTGCTCAGATGCGCCAGCAACAGCTGGAATCGGAGCAGTTTCTGTTTTTTGAAGATCAACTCAAAAAGCAAGAGTTAGCCCGAGGCCAGATGCGAAGTCAGGAGACCCCTTCGCTGTCAGAGCAGATTGATGGAAGTGCTCTGTCCTGCTTTTCTGCACAGGAGAACAATTCCTTGCTGAATGTATTCGCAGATCAAGCTAATAAAAGTGATGCAACCAATTATGCTAGCCACTCTCCTCCTGTGAATAGAGCCTTAAAGCCAGCAGCTACTCTAAGTGCTGTTCAGA ATTTAGTGGTTGAAGGACTGAGATGTGTAGTCTTATCAAGAGATCTTTGCCACAAATTTCTGCTGCTAGCTGAATCTAATACCATAAGAGGAATAGAAACCTGTGGAATACTTTGTGGAAAgctg ACACATAATGAATTTACTATTACCCACGTGATCGTGCCAAAGCAGTCTGCTGGGCCAGACTATTGTGATGTGGAGAATGTAGAAGAATTATTCAGTGTTCAGGATCAACACGATCTCCTCACTTTGGGATGGATCCAT ACACATCCCACCCAAACTGCTTTCTTATCCAGCGTTGATCTTCACACTCACTGTTCCTATCAGCTCATGTTACCAGAGGCTATTGCCATTGTTTGTTCACCAAAGCATAAAGA CACTGGCATCTTCAGGCTCACCAATGCTGGCATGCTTGAGGTTTCTGCTTGTAAGAAGAAGGGCTTTCATCCTCACACCAAGGACCCTAGACTATTCAGT ataTGCAAACACGTGTTggttaaagacataaaaataactgTGTTGGATCTGAGGTGA